The Tachysurus vachellii isolate PV-2020 chromosome 10, HZAU_Pvac_v1, whole genome shotgun sequence genomic sequence AGCACAGTTCTAGATATTTGATTTGTTAAgggttttgaaatatttaaaatccaTGATGCCCCCTACTGAGGGATTATTGTGGTGCAAAAATATGCTTTTAAAGTGATCTCTTCCAACTCACCATCTTTCAGCCTCTTCCATATCAGTGTAAACATTGTTGGTGCTGTGCGGAGCTTTGTTAAAGGTGCGTATGTGGGGGTACTCCTTCCTCCCTGAACGTGCATCACTCATCCGTTTACGATAAGCCTCCATTGCTTCCTGTCTTTATACACAAGCTTAATGAGCATATACTGAGTTAAGTCTTACAcaaatttgtatatttaattttgtcTAGGTTTAAGCATTAATTCATATACTGAATTTAATTTGTAATCAGGTTTATTAGCAGTAGCACTGCTGATCAATCATTATCTTTTCAAATGAGTCTTATACAATTCACCATGATCTGTTTGATGCATGCATgcgtattaattaatttaaggtGTCTGTATGTGTTCCCTGTACCTGTAGTGGATCTGGCTGGTTGTGATCTCCTGCTTAACTTGAGCCAGAGCCTCATGGAAGAAGAGCTCAAGCTCGGTGCGCTGCTCCACAATGCTGCGTGCAAGCCGCTTTACTCGGCTCATCTCACGTTCACGCATACTCAGCAGTTTCTGCAGCTTCTCCAGCTCCATCTTGCCAGCCTGAGCGCTAACTACAGCTTGTTCCTGCATGGCCACTTTCTTCTGCTCACAAGTGGTTAAAATGCGGGCCAGCTCCTGCTCCAAACTGGCTACATTGGCCCTCAGCTCAGAGATCTCATTCCGCTGGTCTGCAAGCTGAGCTACATTGTCTGTGATCATTATCTTGCTTGTCTCCTATAAGGACAGTGGGTCAAAATCATTTTCATATGGCATGTTAGAGTCTGATCAAACTTATGTAAAAATGGTTCTCAAGATTTTTGAGACCAAAAGGTTTTGGATTTGGCACTAAGTGCCTTGTTTGGTGGAAACTTTCTTTAGCCTGAAAATAGCCACCATAGTTGTGGAATTATTATCTTGGGGggataattattttcatcactAGAGACTCAGAACCTAGTCAGGGTTGAGGGTAAGATGAGAAGAGTCACAGAGCAATCCTAGAAGAAAGCATGTTCCAATATACAAGAAACCTGCGATTAGGGTAGAGTTTCACCTAACAACAGGACAGCAACTCTGAGaaagacattaaataaatattgccAGCTCTTGAAAAAAGAAGTTCAATATCTAACCCAAATAGCTATTAAAATATGGTAAACTGTGCAAAAATACTCAAACAGGCTATGGCATTTAGGTGATGATTGACTGGTATTAATAGCCCAAAGTGTTCCAAGAAAACATTCagcacaccatcacaccaccaccactagcCTGGACTGTTGGCACGCGGCAGatgggtccatggattcatgctgttggtCTCAAACACTGACCCTATCCTCTGTGGGCTTCAATATCTGAGATTAATCAGACCAGGCTGTTTTTCCAGTCTTAAACTGTCCTGTACTGGTAAGTCTATGCTCACCGCATcatcagctttctgttcttggctgacagaagtggaaacTGACTTGCTATTCTGCCGTTGTCGACCATCCGTGTCAACGTTCAGCAtgctgtgcattctgagatgaaTTTCTGACCACCACAATTATGCATAGTGGTTACTGTAGCCTTTCAATCAGTTGTACCAACAAGGTGTTTCTGTCCACAGAACTGCTACTAACTGGATGTGTAAACTCAATAAACTGGTGTGTGAAATTCTCTGGAGATCCATCCTGTCTGACATGGTCAAAGTCACTAAGATCACATGTTTCCACCATTCTGAATGGGTAAACATAACCTGAAGCTGAAGCCAGTATCTgcaaaattttatgcattgcaaCTGCTGCCACaggattggctgattagattaTTGCAGAACAGTATAATACATTAAGTTTGTGCATAAGCATAAAAATcaagtatgtgtgtttatgatgaAGGCATATGTTAATTGCAACCAGAGGGAACACTGCaagagggctgtgtgtgtgtgtgtgcactgggGTCATGGAAAGTGTGCAGCGTGCCAGGCCACAGCGAGACAGGAGACTGGCTCCTCGAGTGGAGGTGAGGAGAAAGAGCCACCGCAAGCAAAGTCAAACATACAGTCCAGTGCAAATAAACGGAGGGGGGGAAATGCTATGTGCAGACATAGCCACCAGAGATCAGGAACTACCACAATAAGAACATGACTAAAAAATCGTTTTGGCTTCTCATTATTTCTGAATGTAGCTCTGCTTCGTTGTCCGTCATTTTTGGCCTCTTTAGGTTATGACCTCTGTAAGAACAGCTTACTAAATAAGTGATAtaaatacgtatatatatatatacactctgaTGACACTAGAAAGGTCTCCAGTCCTCACAAACTGTCAAATATCTCCATTCTCTAAAATAAGAAGACGGTGGTCTGGCATGACAACTTGCATACAGAGCTGTCATTGAGACCTTGGGACGGGGATCCCCACATAGGAAACTGCATGTATTTCTGTGCAGTGTGCTTTTTCTAGATTTATCATTGGGAGGAAACATAGGTTGAGGAGCTAAATATTCAGTGGAGTTTAATATTGCATGCCAAGAAAGCTTAAAACAGTGTGGTGGTTTGTACAATGATGTGTCAGAAATAGACCTCTGTAATGATTGTACCTTATCCAGGATGAGTGAAGCATTCTCCGCTATCAGGGCCTCATTGCTCCTTTTCAGCTCTTCTGCCTCTTTTAAGTGATATCCAAGTGCCTCATTCAAACGCACATTCTCCTTAAACACTGAGCGGGACACGTTATCCAGTTGCCTGTTGAGAATGATCAGAACAGAATAAAGCAGACCTGAGGTTTACCTACACGGCAGTTCATGGACATGAAAATGCTTTACCAGCTTGCAAACTGTACATAAACCTATTACAAAATTAGCACtgaaatacactatatggccaaaggtttgttgACACCTAACCATCACTACCCCATTCAAGATTTTGTTCCCTCTTGGCTTTTAAAATATCCTCCTCTCTTCTGAAAAGGCTTTCCACTACAAGAGCAGTCAAGCATTGATATCGGGCAAGAAGGTCTGGGAGGCTTCTCAGGTTcttcaacaccaaacttggtaAAGCATGTCTTTGTGGAGCTTGGTTTGTATGCAAgggcactgtcatgctggaacatgtttttgttccttagttccagtgaacgGAATATCAAAAGCATTCTATTAAATTGTGTGCTTCTAACATTCTGGCAACATTTTGGGGAATGTCCAAATATATTTGTGAAGGTCAGGTGTTCACAAACATTTGGACATATGGTGCATGTTTCATCCCCCCTTTCAAACAGTCTGAAAATACTTCAGTCTTCTATAAAACACCAGTATATGCTGATCCAAAAAGGTGTCAAAGAAGTGACCAGATGATGCATAAAATGACTGAAGCACTAAGACATTGGGCTTGTTCTCTTTCTACTTGTGACTCATCTAATTTAATTTGGTTGACCGCAAAGGCTTGGTGGAGTAAAGCAGGTGCAGGATTGTCCATTGGTctgaaaatcataaaaaaaaggaaactccTTGGCAGAAAGAGTCACAGCCACAATGCCACATCTAGAAGCAAGATATTAGAATGTTTGCTGCCATGACTTTGGTAAACGAACCAAGCAAAACTAACACAGCTTTTGCTGTGGCCAAAAGAATTgcacttgtacacacacacacacatgttctgacaagtacacattcatacacactgtTTGCAGAACAGAGGATATAATCACTGGCTTAGGTGATGTATACTATCTCTAAGAGAAAAGGTTTGGTGTGGTCATGATAATAACCTTGTTTTTCTACAAAAGttatttactttctctctctgtatgatGGAGCTGTTTGAAACTATCCTGTAATTGGAGGAGGGGAGGATGCACAGagaatacactcacacaattgCCTCATTGTGGGCTTTCTCTGCTAGCTGGGCAATTTTCTGCTCCGCTTCCTTTTCCAAACAGACCTAGAGGGATTAAGATAAACAAGTGATTGTTTCAATTCTTTGGGCAGTTTTAAAAAGCTTAGATCTTCTCTGATTCTCCTTTTTTAAGTTCTCTAAACCGACAATGACATTTTCTGCACTTTTTAGATGAATAccttttcaattaaaaatttaTGCTCCATTCTTGCAAGATTCTCCTTGTGTTCACGCTCAGCAATGTACATCCTTTctttcatctaaaaaaaaaaattagaaatatgAATTATGTATTAACCCATTTAATGAGCATTAAATGAGTGTATTGTCATTGTACTTTCAATGCTATCAAAATGCAGTCTGTCTAAAGCAAGAAGAgacatgaatatttatgaatgtttttcttcttgACAAATCTATTTAAAGGAAAATTCCTCCCttaacaaatatttttctttatatttaacatGAGGTCTCCAATAACATCTTCAATaacaagtttttattttctaattgatttattttctaataaatgtAACTTCTTTGATCCATATGTTGGTCTATTTTATCTTAGGTCGGATATCTACTTTATCCAGAATGCCCCTTGAGTCTGTCTGTTAAAATGCCATGTGTCATTTAATCATTGGTACATCTTTACCTATTGTAGCAGTAACTTATTCCTTAAGTCTGGCATTCTGCCCCATCCCTGAACATAACTCTATACCTGCATAAAAACTAAGCGTCAaccttcataataataataatgccagCTACCTTTTCAGTTCATAGATAAGCTCAGAGCTGTGTAGTTGTTTATTGCATTTGTTTCTGTCTCTATTATATCTACATTGGATTACATTTCCCATTTTCTAGATATATTCTGCCTACTGTGTATTCATGTATCTGTTAAATCCCCAGTTTAAAAAACCTCAGCAGTTTGTACAAGGAATATACAGAATTGTATTCAGTATACTGTGTAACAGTACAGTGATTAGCTCTTGTTCCATATGAGCTTTCTTTTTGCGGAACTCCTTGATGATCTTGAGCTCCCCTTGAATCATGGAAAAATCTCTGGATCTCTTCTTAAACTTCTCCTCCAGCTCATTAATCTTCACTGTATACTCTGCAACCTGCAATAGCCAATCAAAATGAATGAGTGGTTAGCAGCACAGTGATCTTGATAACAGGGATGGCCTtcgtgtctttttttaaaaaaaaattggcagCTGCAGATCTAGGAACAGAAGGATGGTTGGTTTTCTGAGAAACATGTATGTACAGCATCACTATGGGAGGGCAGACCCAAACCGCTGAAGTAAGAATTAGAACGCTTGGATTGTCTATGGCTAGTACATGCAAACCAGAGGAGAACATTCTAAGCTGCCCACCGGAAAGATGGCAGCAACTGGAGCTATTCATGGACCACTGAATCCAGGCTGAACCGACAGTTTCAAATCAGGAGTCTGACCTTTTGCCTCATGTCTCGGATGGACCGCATGTTGGTTATGAAGGGCTTAGATTTCAGAATTGCTCAACAATGAGCCTGCCAGGCTTGTGTTGTACAGAATTTATAACTTGCTGCAGCAATGACAATGACAGTGTGGGAAAACTAAAATGGATAGGTGTTATGAAACAACAATGTGACCTTCTACTGAACATGTGAAGTCTATGCCATAGTAACAAACCCAAATGCCCAAATTTTTAACtctctgtaaatgttttagaGAGTTTGCATTAGCTCATATAGTACACACTAAAgcacattacaaaataaatacactagcggtttcaaaataaatatgcactTTGACACTCATATTTACAATTATTCTATTTGGATAAGTGGTGTCTAGTCTTCAGTAGTCTCTAGTAGTATTTATGACTGGTGAACTCAAAACTGCAATAATCC encodes the following:
- the si:ch211-163l21.10 gene encoding basal body-orientation factor 1, which produces MPKKKTKKGGKKGKGKTNKENKSNSNTDKECDTEKAKANAALWEARLELTEQSRVEYRETARRLARANEELTNQQYRAEKDTTDIIAFLKKKELEKEAQIAALEEQLKVEKSKALEDKEFLVAEYTVKINELEEKFKKRSRDFSMIQGELKIIKEFRKKKAHMEQELITMKERMYIAEREHKENLARMEHKFLIEKVCLEKEAEQKIAQLAEKAHNEAIVQLDNVSRSVFKENVRLNEALGYHLKEAEELKRSNEALIAENASLILDKETSKIMITDNVAQLADQRNEISELRANVASLEQELARILTTCEQKKVAMQEQAVVSAQAGKMELEKLQKLLSMREREMSRVKRLARSIVEQRTELELFFHEALAQVKQEITTSQIHYRQEAMEAYRKRMSDARSGRKEYPHIRTFNKAPHSTNNVYTDMEEAERWSNLQSSKVDISDLTWEQKERVLRLLFAKMNGLKTRRAVQLPALAPSSERDQDRKPEVREKESPMTFITQASVSNMTSNPSGLP